Proteins found in one Serinicoccus marinus DSM 15273 genomic segment:
- a CDS encoding cell division protein SepF gives MAGALRKTMEYLGLAESDERFDDYDTYEQESPEQRGGGATVRQLRDGDTAESHGEATVATLPSRTPVSQVVREPEVGELNRITTIHPRTYNEAKTIGEAFRGGVPVIMNLSDMDDADAKRLVDFAAGLAFGLHGSIERVTSKVFLLSPSFVEVDGGSQPEQVRGAQGPFNQS, from the coding sequence ATGGCCGGGGCACTGCGCAAGACCATGGAGTACCTCGGACTCGCCGAGTCCGACGAGCGCTTCGACGACTACGACACCTACGAGCAGGAGTCGCCGGAGCAGCGCGGCGGCGGGGCGACCGTGCGCCAGCTGCGTGACGGCGACACCGCTGAGTCCCACGGTGAGGCGACGGTGGCCACGCTGCCCTCGCGCACCCCCGTCTCCCAGGTCGTCCGCGAGCCGGAGGTCGGCGAGTTGAACCGCATCACCACGATCCACCCGCGCACCTACAACGAGGCCAAGACCATCGGTGAGGCCTTCCGCGGGGGCGTCCCGGTCATCATGAACCTCTCCGACATGGACGACGCCGACGCCAAGCGCCTGGTCGACTTCGCCGCGGGCCTGGCCTTCGGGCTGCACGGGTCGATCGAGCGGGTGACGAGCAAGGTCTTCCTGCTCAGCCCGTCCTTCGTCGAGGTCGACGGGGGCAGCCAGCCCGAGCAGGTCCGCGGGGCGCAGGGCCCGTTCAACCAGAGCTGA
- a CDS encoding M14 family zinc carboxypeptidase has protein sequence MSRRTLATTLSAALVLAGSVTAAAAPGDADPPTASVDAELAAEETALVRLQLPNRQMLEQLVADGADLAGVPASAPDVRGERVLADVVLTGAELTALQAEGATLLQVIQREKEGTANFEASRAQAERRHQEGMTMQATDEGRMLADVLVVDHAYWWESGGQTFLQVQVSTSATDNPDVQIEVEWETGDGESGTFQLFRYVDAGQYMFHYHQPEPLPSAPVSLTVTSSEGGTATAEPAPWPGADVPELPEGYQQDFIDQYMTPSEIDERIDRLVAQYPDLVDVVELPNESLGYRRPAMALVGDPATAALAVESVAYGTDGMNGTEVVVADPGEPSQGLTGVYEDGTLTLSLATDAEGAVTSTVDEVAAYINETFEETFRANAVTDGAATMTVVESVTLDDGLDASHLNPEGRTVRMMRIGEHRDGSRPGVLAYSQEHAREWVTPLATMEFAERMLANAATDEETAELLEEVEIFLVPVVNPDGANYSFYDYNFQRKNLSNHCEGAARDPRRQDRWGVDLNRNFTVGSVHDGYVGGSLNCLSGTYAGPEELSEPETLNTAWIGENYENITHSMNVHSYGGYFMWSPGAYKVPGREPLPFPPAEDLQEFFDASQRIIEAISQHRGTVTWPANTGPVIDVLYSAGGNSADHMYYEHDIVAYNFEVGNDLWNPELERWEGVGFQPPFEEAHPESQEYAAGLVELVRIAADDAREDREDVTRLSGETRYETAVAIGQESYPDSTTAVLVGGPDASMVDGLVAAPLGAALEAPVLLTDTDGLSVATAQDLTDRGVTEVVVVGGDGAVGEEVVEAVEAMDIEVERVSGTDRYGTAVAVAEQLGADTDEVIVASGRQDNLVDALAVSGPAAATGTPVLLVRQDGVPGVTAGALEDYDSSLVVGGDGAVNEEVLDELPDPLRVSGPGRWETAVAVADHFVAEGMDSSSVSIASGIQANMVDALPGGTLGQLILLSETDALPGATTTWLVGNEETEHAYVLGGDGALSATVVETLESILGGR, from the coding sequence ATGTCGCGTAGAACCCTCGCCACCACCTTGTCAGCAGCACTGGTGCTCGCCGGCTCCGTCACGGCCGCCGCGGCGCCCGGTGACGCCGACCCGCCCACCGCCTCCGTCGACGCCGAGCTGGCGGCGGAGGAGACGGCGCTGGTCCGTCTCCAGCTGCCGAACCGTCAGATGCTCGAGCAGCTCGTCGCTGACGGTGCTGACCTCGCCGGCGTGCCCGCCTCCGCTCCCGACGTCCGCGGCGAGCGGGTGCTGGCCGACGTCGTCCTCACCGGCGCAGAGCTGACCGCGCTGCAGGCAGAGGGCGCCACCCTCCTCCAGGTGATCCAGCGCGAGAAGGAGGGCACCGCGAACTTCGAGGCCAGCCGGGCGCAGGCCGAGCGCCGGCACCAGGAGGGGATGACGATGCAGGCGACCGACGAGGGCCGCATGCTCGCGGACGTCCTGGTCGTCGACCACGCCTACTGGTGGGAGTCCGGGGGCCAGACGTTCCTGCAGGTGCAGGTGTCGACCTCCGCCACCGACAACCCGGACGTGCAGATCGAGGTCGAGTGGGAGACCGGGGACGGTGAGAGCGGCACCTTCCAGCTGTTCCGGTACGTCGACGCCGGCCAGTACATGTTCCACTACCACCAACCGGAGCCGCTGCCGTCGGCCCCGGTCAGCCTGACGGTCACCTCGTCGGAGGGCGGCACCGCGACCGCCGAGCCCGCCCCCTGGCCCGGTGCCGACGTGCCGGAGCTGCCCGAGGGCTATCAGCAGGACTTCATCGACCAGTACATGACGCCGAGCGAGATCGACGAGCGCATCGATCGGCTCGTTGCGCAGTATCCGGACCTGGTCGACGTCGTCGAGCTGCCGAACGAGTCGCTCGGCTACCGCCGCCCGGCCATGGCGTTGGTCGGCGACCCCGCCACCGCCGCGCTGGCCGTGGAGTCGGTCGCCTACGGCACCGACGGGATGAACGGCACCGAGGTCGTCGTCGCCGACCCGGGTGAGCCCAGCCAGGGGCTCACCGGCGTCTACGAGGACGGCACGCTGACCCTCTCCCTGGCCACCGACGCCGAGGGCGCGGTCACCAGCACCGTCGACGAGGTGGCCGCATACATCAACGAGACGTTCGAGGAGACCTTCCGCGCCAACGCGGTGACCGACGGCGCGGCGACGATGACCGTCGTGGAGTCCGTCACCTTGGACGACGGGCTGGACGCCTCGCACCTGAACCCCGAGGGCCGGACGGTGCGGATGATGCGCATCGGTGAGCACCGCGACGGGTCTCGCCCGGGCGTCCTGGCCTACAGCCAGGAGCACGCCCGCGAGTGGGTCACCCCGCTGGCGACGATGGAGTTCGCCGAGCGGATGCTGGCTAATGCCGCCACCGACGAGGAGACGGCCGAGCTGCTCGAGGAGGTGGAGATCTTCCTGGTGCCCGTGGTCAACCCGGACGGGGCGAACTACTCCTTCTACGACTACAACTTCCAGCGCAAGAACCTCAGCAACCACTGCGAGGGTGCCGCCCGCGACCCGCGGCGTCAGGACCGGTGGGGTGTCGACCTCAACCGCAACTTCACGGTCGGCTCCGTCCACGACGGGTATGTCGGCGGCTCGCTGAACTGCCTCTCGGGCACCTACGCAGGCCCCGAGGAGCTGTCCGAGCCCGAGACGCTGAACACCGCCTGGATCGGGGAGAACTACGAGAACATCACCCACTCGATGAACGTGCACAGCTACGGCGGCTACTTCATGTGGAGCCCGGGCGCCTACAAGGTGCCCGGCCGCGAGCCGCTGCCGTTCCCCCCGGCGGAGGACCTGCAGGAGTTCTTCGACGCCTCCCAGCGGATCATCGAGGCGATCAGCCAGCACCGTGGCACCGTGACCTGGCCGGCCAACACCGGCCCGGTCATCGACGTCCTGTACAGCGCCGGCGGCAACTCTGCCGACCACATGTACTACGAGCACGACATCGTGGCCTACAACTTCGAGGTCGGCAACGACCTGTGGAACCCGGAGCTGGAGCGCTGGGAGGGCGTCGGCTTCCAGCCGCCGTTCGAGGAGGCTCACCCCGAGTCGCAGGAGTATGCAGCCGGGCTGGTCGAGCTCGTCCGTATCGCCGCAGACGACGCCCGCGAGGACAGGGAGGACGTCACCCGGCTCTCGGGCGAGACCCGCTACGAGACGGCGGTGGCCATCGGCCAGGAGTCCTACCCGGACAGCACCACCGCGGTGCTGGTCGGCGGCCCGGACGCCAGCATGGTCGACGGCCTGGTCGCTGCACCGCTCGGGGCCGCTCTCGAGGCTCCGGTCCTGCTGACCGACACCGACGGGCTCTCCGTCGCCACGGCGCAGGACCTCACCGACCGCGGTGTCACCGAGGTCGTCGTCGTCGGCGGTGACGGTGCCGTCGGCGAGGAGGTCGTCGAGGCGGTCGAGGCCATGGACATCGAGGTCGAGCGGGTCTCAGGTACGGACCGGTACGGCACCGCCGTCGCGGTCGCCGAGCAGCTGGGCGCCGACACCGACGAGGTCATCGTGGCCTCGGGCCGCCAGGACAACCTGGTCGACGCCCTCGCGGTGTCCGGCCCGGCTGCCGCCACCGGCACCCCGGTGCTGCTGGTCCGGCAGGACGGCGTGCCCGGCGTCACCGCGGGCGCCCTCGAGGACTACGACTCCTCGCTGGTCGTCGGTGGGGACGGGGCGGTCAACGAGGAGGTCCTCGACGAGCTGCCCGACCCGCTGCGGGTCTCCGGCCCCGGCCGGTGGGAGACCGCCGTCGCGGTCGCCGACCACTTCGTCGCCGAGGGGATGGACAGCAGCTCGGTGTCCATCGCCTCCGGCATCCAGGCCAACATGGTGGACGCCCTGCCGGGCGGCACCCTGGGTCAGCTGATCCTGCTCAGCGAGACGGACGCGCTGCCCGGAGCGACCACGACCTGGCTCGTGGGCAACGAGGAGACCGAGCACGCCTACGTGCTCGGTGGCGACGGCGCCCTCTCCGCCACGGTCGTCGAGACGCTCGAGAGCATCCTCGGGGGCCGCTGA
- a CDS encoding YggT family protein → MVGQILALLLNLYFFVLIARLVFDWVQVFARDWRPKGPVLVLANGVYSLTDPPLRALRRVIPPLRIGQVALDLGFLVLIIAVGIGRSLALSLPF, encoded by the coding sequence ATGGTCGGCCAGATCCTCGCGCTCCTGCTCAATCTCTACTTCTTCGTCCTCATCGCGCGGCTGGTCTTCGACTGGGTCCAGGTCTTCGCCCGTGACTGGCGGCCGAAGGGCCCGGTCCTGGTCCTGGCCAACGGCGTCTACTCCCTCACCGACCCGCCGCTGCGTGCGCTGCGGCGGGTGATTCCCCCGCTGCGCATCGGTCAGGTCGCCCTGGACCTCGGCTTCCTCGTGCTCATCATCGCTGTCGGCATCGGTCGCAGCCTGGCGCTGTCGCTGCCCTTCTGA
- the lspA gene encoding signal peptidase II codes for MVLLVALLWAGLDQATKFWAEASLTRGESVPLVGELLQLHLTYNSGAAFSLGTSWTGVVTTIATLVSVGIVVQAFRTRSLGWALTLGLLLGGAVGNLIDRYFRPPSVGLGHVVDFLALPNFPVFNVADMGVTTAACLIVLLSLRGFHPDGTREGHGSREDDGAGADAAASQHEDESAR; via the coding sequence GTGGTGCTGCTCGTCGCGCTGCTGTGGGCCGGTCTGGACCAGGCGACCAAGTTCTGGGCCGAGGCGAGCCTCACCCGGGGCGAGTCGGTGCCGCTGGTCGGCGAGCTGCTCCAGCTGCACCTGACCTACAACTCGGGTGCGGCCTTCTCGCTGGGCACGAGCTGGACCGGGGTCGTGACCACCATCGCCACCCTGGTGTCGGTCGGCATCGTCGTCCAGGCCTTCCGGACCCGCAGCCTGGGCTGGGCGCTCACGCTCGGGCTCCTGCTCGGTGGCGCCGTCGGCAACCTCATCGACCGCTACTTCCGCCCGCCCTCGGTCGGGCTGGGGCACGTGGTCGACTTCCTGGCGCTGCCCAACTTCCCGGTCTTCAACGTCGCGGACATGGGGGTCACCACCGCGGCGTGCCTCATCGTGCTGCTCTCCCTGCGCGGTTTCCACCCGGACGGCACGCGCGAGGGCCACGGCAGCCGCGAGGACGACGGGGCCGGCGCCGACGCGGCTGCCTCCCAGCACGAGGACGAGAGCGCCCGGTGA
- a CDS encoding TraR/DksA family transcriptional regulator, with product MATTAKKGGSGTATRPGRGKGEHRALSVREGESPWSAAEVEELREELEGEIARLRAEVEEAEQELFERGRAYGDGAGDDQADAGSATWEREHELSVTNNARDLIDQNTHALDRIADGSYGDCESCGTPIGKMRLQAFPRATLCMSCKQKQERR from the coding sequence GTGGCCACGACCGCGAAGAAGGGGGGCTCCGGGACCGCGACGCGCCCGGGGCGGGGCAAGGGTGAGCACCGCGCCCTGAGCGTGCGCGAGGGCGAGAGCCCGTGGAGCGCCGCCGAGGTGGAGGAGCTGCGCGAGGAGCTGGAGGGCGAGATAGCGCGCCTGCGCGCCGAGGTCGAGGAGGCCGAGCAGGAGCTCTTCGAACGCGGCCGGGCCTACGGTGACGGCGCCGGTGACGACCAGGCCGACGCCGGGTCGGCGACCTGGGAGCGGGAGCACGAGCTCTCGGTCACCAACAACGCGCGTGACCTGATCGACCAGAACACGCACGCGCTGGACCGCATCGCGGACGGCAGCTACGGCGACTGCGAGTCCTGCGGGACGCCCATCGGCAAGATGCGGCTGCAGGCCTTCCCGCGTGCGACGCTATGCATGTCATGCAAGCAGAAGCAGGAACGCCGCTAG
- a CDS encoding RluA family pseudouridine synthase yields MSESRVFTVPDGLEGERVDAALPRLLGLSRSKAATLAGQGLVQVDGRVVGKSDRLTAGSFLEVELPAPGPPAGLEVVAEPVEGMRIVHDDSDIVVVDKPAFVAAHPSVGWTGPTVVGGLAAAGYRISTSGAPERQGIVQRLDVGTSGLMVVAKSERAYTVLKQAFRDRVVDKTYHALVQGLPDPHEGTIDAPIGRHPGHDYRFAVMTSGRPSITHYELLEAHRRASLLQIHLETGRTHQIRVHFSALRHPCCGDLTYGADPTLARDLGLERQWLHAVKLGFLHPGSGEQVEFESPYPEDLEGALDVVRG; encoded by the coding sequence GTGAGCGAGTCGCGGGTCTTCACCGTCCCCGACGGCCTGGAGGGCGAGCGCGTCGACGCGGCGCTGCCGCGCCTGCTCGGGCTGTCCCGCTCCAAGGCCGCCACGCTGGCCGGCCAGGGCCTCGTGCAGGTCGACGGGCGGGTCGTCGGCAAGTCCGACCGGCTCACCGCCGGCTCCTTCCTCGAGGTGGAGCTGCCCGCGCCCGGCCCACCCGCCGGGCTCGAGGTCGTGGCCGAGCCGGTCGAGGGCATGCGGATCGTCCACGACGACAGCGACATCGTCGTCGTCGACAAGCCGGCCTTCGTCGCGGCCCACCCCAGCGTGGGCTGGACCGGCCCGACGGTCGTTGGCGGCCTGGCCGCTGCGGGCTACCGGATCTCGACCTCCGGCGCACCGGAGCGGCAGGGCATCGTGCAGCGCCTGGACGTGGGGACGAGCGGGCTCATGGTCGTGGCCAAGTCCGAACGGGCATACACCGTGCTCAAGCAGGCCTTCCGCGACCGGGTGGTCGACAAGACCTACCACGCCCTGGTGCAGGGGCTCCCCGACCCGCACGAGGGGACGATCGACGCGCCCATCGGGCGGCACCCCGGCCACGACTACCGCTTCGCCGTCATGACGAGCGGGCGGCCGAGCATCACCCACTACGAGCTGCTCGAGGCGCACCGGCGGGCGAGCCTGCTGCAGATCCACCTGGAGACGGGACGCACGCACCAGATCCGGGTGCACTTCTCCGCGCTGCGCCACCCCTGCTGCGGCGACCTCACCTACGGCGCCGACCCCACGCTGGCGCGCGACCTCGGGCTGGAGCGGCAGTGGCTGCACGCGGTGAAGCTCGGCTTCCTGCACCCGGGCAGCGGGGAGCAGGTCGAGTTCGAGTCGCCCTACCCCGAGGACCTGGAGGGAGCGCTGGACGTCGTCCGAGGTTGA
- a CDS encoding polyphenol oxidase family protein, with protein sequence MFTWRERLEPTGDGYGVEWAVTDRHGGSSVDPWSSFNLGAHVGDREDAVSTNRHRLARELGLRVADLRLMDQQHGCAVALTPSTSGADGPAVPAVDALVTGSSDEALVVLVADCVPLLLVDRTEGLAAVVHAGRPGLLAGVVPAALDALRDLGARRLDAVVGPSVCPRCYEVPAALRDEAAALTPTAASVSGSGTPAIDVAAGVVQQLADSDLDVRLRWLAGCTRERDDLYSYRRDGTTGRFAGVVRLLAPEQVA encoded by the coding sequence GTGTTCACCTGGCGCGAGCGGCTGGAGCCCACCGGCGACGGCTACGGCGTGGAGTGGGCCGTGACCGACCGGCACGGCGGCTCCAGCGTCGACCCCTGGTCCTCGTTCAACCTCGGCGCGCACGTGGGCGACCGGGAGGACGCCGTCAGCACCAACCGGCACCGGCTCGCCCGCGAGCTCGGGCTGCGGGTCGCCGATCTGCGGCTCATGGACCAGCAGCACGGGTGCGCCGTCGCCCTGACGCCGTCGACGTCGGGCGCCGACGGCCCTGCCGTGCCGGCCGTCGACGCGCTGGTGACCGGCAGCAGCGACGAGGCGCTGGTGGTCCTCGTCGCCGACTGCGTCCCGCTGCTGCTGGTGGACCGCACCGAAGGGCTCGCGGCTGTCGTGCACGCCGGGCGCCCCGGGCTGCTCGCGGGGGTCGTCCCGGCGGCACTGGACGCCCTGCGCGACCTCGGGGCTCGTCGGCTGGATGCTGTCGTGGGGCCCTCGGTCTGCCCCCGCTGCTACGAGGTGCCGGCCGCACTGCGGGACGAGGCGGCAGCACTGACACCGACCGCCGCCAGTGTCTCGGGGAGCGGCACCCCCGCCATCGACGTCGCCGCCGGTGTGGTGCAGCAGCTCGCCGACAGCGATCTCGACGTCCGCCTGCGCTGGCTGGCCGGGTGCACCCGCGAGCGCGACGACCTCTACTCCTACCGCCGCGACGGCACGACCGGCCGGTTCGCCGGGGTCGTCCGGCTCCTCGCCCCGGAGCAGGTGGCCTGA